The genomic interval TCACCATGCTTAAAGTGGGTATAATTATCAGTCATCTTTCCGGACTTATGCCCAGTCAGTTTCTGCAACTTACTGTCAGCAATATTATTACTCCTCATTATGGTGTTGAAGTAATGACGCCAACTGTGAAAGGAATACCCTTTCGCTTTACGATCCTCTTCATCAATCCCCAATTTCTTAAGAGCCCTATCCAGAGACTTTCCCATGCTCCACTGTGTTACCGGTTTTGATTTATCCTTTCCCAGACAAAAAAGCATATCTTCCTGATCACCATTGGATAGTTCCTTAAGCATCACTTCGAGAGATTCGGGCAAAGGAATTTCTCGATTCTCCTTGGTCTTGGTAGGAGTGAAACCCTGCTTGTAAATATATTGCTTAGAAACAGTGATGTAACCGCCTTTGAGATCCTTTAGTTGAATACCTATTACTTCACTCATTCTCATACCTGTACAGGCGGCCAACAGGTTTCCCAAATAATAAACTTTATTATCCCATAACTCAGGCATCCTGGAATAATCAAAAATCTGCCGCACCGTTTCTTGATTAAATACTCCCCGGACTTTGGAATTGTTTTGCAGATAAGGGGTTTTCTTTGTTATATCCTCTAAGATCAGATCACGCCGCACTGCCTCGCTGAGCATGATATGAAGGTTCTTCAAGCTGCCATTGATAGTCTTATTAGCATAAGGTCGACCCGTTTTCTGGCTTG from Oceanispirochaeta sp. carries:
- a CDS encoding site-specific integrase, translated to MLSEAVRRDLILEDITKKTPYLQNNSKVRGVFNQETVRQIFDYSRMPELWDNKVYYLGNLLAACTGMRMSEVIGIQLKDLKGGYITVSKQYIYKQGFTPTKTKENREIPLPESLEVMLKELSNGDQEDMLFCLGKDKSKPVTQWSMGKSLDRALKKLGIDEEDRKAKGYSFHSWRHYFNTIMRSNNIADSKLQKLTGHKSGKMTDNYTHFKHGDFNDVSNIQAKIIPFSNVG